The following are encoded in a window of Dysidea avara chromosome 4, odDysAvar1.4, whole genome shotgun sequence genomic DNA:
- the LOC136253875 gene encoding uncharacterized protein: MAYKATYFPGMHCKNAGISIEGLMDGTVLKLSCKDFTKGILSELNQYRKANNVPWQEFYCWMQMLTDETVPNLATLKVTLTRLEKTCVKLRKEKQRSKLEKLLNQTAPITSKELSADDASRYSAADQVPTCSYETEALKKAYKELTGELHETEAALSNEKLKVEELSTKLSKLSIRNINKKIKRRDDKLKDSQCCIDDLKKQVAAKSAAVIKMENRLHSAHLGKECYCSKLNRCLKGFSESGVAIEEVTDQLATLEEKYQLKINELEVEIDELRNELGAVRLDENDMESKARDCTIETQVHSQLYLDNVCQCCLELLSMNVGIRQVEPVIRSVIWNIANKETDKLPKPSTLVRMLTELKCLSYQQIADELQGCENVTLHADGTSKFGQHYGSFQLSTDSTAYSLGLSEMLTGSAQQTLDLFKQILRDFEYTVGSQAKNKLLSSIKNTMSDRHIVQKNFNCLLEDYRASVLPEVISSWNDLSTEEQSSMSSLNNFFCGLHLLVGMADAAASVLLQWEAAYFSENPTTKSVLIRKSECGIIRLVRTTCKALSKHGSEQSGVYQSFTAYLRSNHIQKNPPASFRGNRFNILFYDAGAVYYISTLIKKFFTEVWQTPNQLLRAVLADVQVLEYVAGCKALGLVNKIVTGPLWRVLECQETTILSMNEKFTHLKNCLEQWSEDANTVLSGEALLYSDFPPTKDCIFESLVAPSVYDATAQEILEVLFNAFSSLISRLVADHLPDGKYHNPSAVLTAEVKSVPTTNAISERDFAKLDRFLREKPNASTLSLEAMIMFTNNKTAAWLSAKTSKEREELMKKARSLSPEFKQLYNIRRQKLLEERAKLLRAKRLQLERLQAKKVKEKEDLVQGILRCGLWQSQQKIEEGLAKLKTKKEKVAALKLQLDFRKKVLEQKHIDKTLFFLTKNKRQLTIVEISENLCQLLDCTARSIPEGSDAIVKNCESLIGKQIYHKWKDVDGEEKWYKGQVLGLVPGTSEWYNVQYDGENEILSLNLLVDIDKGDLEILN; encoded by the coding sequence ATGGCTTACAAAGCAACATATTTTCCTGGCATGCATTGCAAAAATGCTGGGATATCTATTGAAGGGCTTATGGATGGTACTGTTCTTAAGCTAAGTTGCAAGGATTTCACAAAAGGAATTTTGTCCGAGTTGAATCAATACAGAAAGGCTAACAATGTACCCTGGCAAGAATTTTATTGCTGGATGCAAATGCTCACAGATGAAACAGTGCCTAATTTGGCAACATTGAAGGTTACTTTAACTAGGTTAGAGAAAACATGTGTCAAACTTAGAAAAGAGAAGCAACGCAGTAAACTAGAGAAGTTACTAAATCAAACAGCACCGATTACAAGCAAAGAGCTTTCAGCTGATGATGCATCAAGGTATTCTGCAGCAGATCAAGTTCCAACATGCAGCTATGAAACAGAAGCCTTGAAGAAAGCATATAAAGAATTGACAGGTGAGCTACATGAGACAGAAGCTGCTTTAAGTAATGAAAAGCTAAAGGTGGAGGAGCTAAGCACTAAGCTTAGTAAATTAAGCATTCGTAACATCAACAAGAAGATAAAGAGGAGAGACGATAAGCTTAAAGACAGTCAGTGCTGTATAGATGACTTGAAGAAACAAGTGGCAGCTAAGTCTGCAGCAGTAATTAAAATGGAGAACAGACTTCATTCAGCTCATTTAGGAAAAGAGTGTTATTGCAGCAAGCTTAATCGATGCCTGAAAGGGTTTAGTGAATCTGGAGTTGCTATCGAAGAAGTCACAGACCAGCTTGCTACACTTGAAGAGAAGTATCAGTTGAAAATTAATGAACTTGAAGTTGAAATAGATGAACTTCGCAATGAACTGGGTGCGGTAAGATTAGATGAAAACGATATGGAGAGTAAGGCAAGAGATTGCACCATTGAAACACAGGTACACAGTCAGCTTTATCTTGATAATGTTTGCCAATGCTGCCTGGAACTCCTCAGCATGAATGTGGGTATTCGTCAGGTAGAACCAGTCATTAGGTCAGTAATATGGAATATAGCAAATAAAGAAACTGATAAGTTACCAAAGCCATCAACACTGGTAAGAATGTTGACTGAATTAAAATGTCTATCGTATCAACAAATAGCAGATGAGTTGCAAGGATGTGAAAATGTAACACTGCATGCAGATGGCACATCTAAATTTGGGCAACATTATGGGTCTTTCCAGCTCTCTACTGATAGCACTGCATATTCTCTAGGCTTGTCTGAAATGCTAACAGGGTCAGCACAACAAACCTTAGATTTATTTAAGCAGATTTTAAGAGATTTTGAATATACCGTTGGTTCACAAGCAAAGAATAAGTTACTCAGTAGCATAAAGAATACCATGTCTGACAGGCATATCGTGCAGAAAAATTTCAATTGCCTCTTAGAAGATTATCGTGCTTCAGTACTTCCTGAAGTAATTTCATCATGGAATGATCTTTCAACTGAAGAACAAAGTAGCATGTCCTCTCTAAATAATTTCTTTTGTGGGCTGCATTTGTTAGTCGGAATGGCTGATGCTGCAGCATCAGTACTGCTACAATGGGAGGCAGCCTACTTTTCTGAAAATCCCACAACCAAAAGCGTACTGATACGCAAATCAGAATGTGGAATTATTAGACTTGTTCGTACCACATGCAAAGCTCTTAGCAAACACGGTAGCGAGCAAAGTGGGGTATATCAGTCATTTACAGCATACTTACGGTCAAATCATATACAAAAGAATCCACCAGCATCATTTCGAGGCAATAGAttcaatattttattttatgatgCTGGTGCAGTATACTACATTTCAACTCTAATCAAAAAATTCTTCACTGAAGTATGGCAAACACCAAATCAACTGCTAAGAGCAGTATTGGCTGATGTGCAGGTGTTAGAGTACGTGGCAGGATGCAAAGCACTTGGACTTGTGAACAAGATAGTAACTGGTCCATTGTGGCGTGTCCTTGAATGTCAGGAAACAACCATCTTGAGCATGAATGAAAAGTTTACCCATTTAAAGAATTGTTTAGAGCAATGGTCAGAAGATGCCAACACCGTACTATCTGGGGAAGCACTACTGTACAGCGACTTCCCACCAACAAAGGATTGCATTTTTGAGTCATTAGTAGCTCCTAGTGTGTATGATGCCACAGCACAAGAAATTCTTGAGGTACTATTTAATGCATTTTCATCTTTGATATCTCGCCTTGTAGCTGATCATTTGCCTGATGGTAAGTATCATAATCCATCTGCTGTGCTAACTGCTGAGGTAAAGTCGGTTCCTACAACTAATGCAATTAGTGAAAGAGATTTTGCTAAACTTGACAGGTTTTTACGTGAGAAACCAAATGCTTCTACTTTATCATTAGAGGCAATGATAATGTTTACCAACAATAAAACTGCTGCTTGGCTAAGTGCTAAAACATCGAAAGAAAGAGAGGAACTCATGAAGAAAGCTCGAAGCCTTAGTCCTGAATTTAAGCAACTTTACAACATCAGAAGGCAAAAACTTTTGGAAGAGCGTGCTAAACTTTTGCGAGCCAAAAGGTTGCAGTTGGAAAGATTGCAAGCGAAGAAGGTAAAGGAAAAAGAAGACTTAGTGCAAGGAATTTTAAGATGTGGTTTGTGGCAGTCACAGCAAAAAATCGAAGAAGGATTAGCAAAACTCAAGACCAAGAAGGAGAAGGTTGCAGCACTTAAATTACAACTGGATTTTAGGAAAAAGGTACTAGAACAGAAGCACATAGACAAGACCTTGTTCTTTCTCACTAAAAATAAAAGACAATTAACAATTGTTGAAATCAGTGAAAACCTTTGCCAGCTACTAGATTGTACTGCACGTTCCATACCAGAAGGATCTGATGCTATTGTCAAGAACTGTGAATCATTAATTGGAAAGCAAATTTACCACAAGTGGAAAGATGTTGATGGCGAAGAGAAGTGGTACAAAGGTCAAGTGCTTGGTTTGGTTCCTGGAACATCAGAGTggtacaatgtacagtatgatGGAGAAAATGAAATTCTTTCACTAAATTTGTTGGTTGACATTGATAAGGGTGATTTAGAAATTCTCAATTGA